From Mycobacteriales bacterium, the proteins below share one genomic window:
- a CDS encoding O-methyltransferase, with protein MPDKSAVLASREYAEAYLAEDPPLQAARTRGAELGCVPIGPGGGAALRFLAAATNARAVVEVGTGAGVSGLWLLRGMRPDGVLTTVDKDPEHQRAARQAFAEAGIPSGRARLIGGNALEVLPRLADGGYDLVFIDAAKPEYGDYLTEALRLLRPGGVVAFDDVLWHDKVADPAQRDPETVAMRDLGRAIRDDERLVPVLLHAGDGLLAAVKKA; from the coding sequence GTGCCGGACAAATCGGCGGTCCTCGCCAGCCGGGAGTACGCGGAGGCCTACCTGGCCGAGGACCCGCCCCTGCAGGCCGCCCGGACCCGGGGCGCCGAGCTCGGCTGTGTCCCGATCGGCCCCGGCGGGGGCGCCGCGCTGCGGTTCCTGGCCGCGGCGACGAACGCGCGGGCCGTGGTCGAGGTCGGCACCGGCGCCGGCGTCTCCGGGCTGTGGCTGCTGCGCGGCATGCGGCCGGACGGCGTGCTCACGACCGTGGACAAGGACCCGGAACACCAGCGGGCGGCGCGGCAGGCGTTCGCCGAGGCCGGCATCCCCTCCGGCCGGGCCCGGCTGATCGGCGGCAACGCGCTGGAGGTCCTCCCCCGCCTCGCCGACGGCGGGTACGACCTGGTCTTCATCGACGCGGCCAAGCCCGAGTACGGCGACTACCTCACCGAGGCGCTGCGGCTGCTGCGCCCGGGCGGCGTGGTCGCGTTCGACGACGTGCTCTGGCACGACAAGGTCGCCGACCCGGCCCAGCGCGACCCCGAGACCGTGGCGATGCGCGACCTCGGCCGCGCGATCCGCGACGACGAGCGCCTGGTCCCGGTCCTCCTCCACGCCGGCGACGGCCTGCTCGCCGCGGTGAAGAAGGCCTGA
- the sigE gene encoding RNA polymerase sigma factor SigE — MAVFASSYASDTGGAVIDASASTWVPPTWDEVVREHSARVYRLAYRLSGNQQDAEDLTQETFVRVFRSLADYTPGTFEGWLHRITTNLFLDMVRRRQRIRFDALPEDTERLPGRERSPEQVYAEGAFDADVQAALDALPPDFRAAVVLCDIEGLSYEEIAATLGIKLGTVRSRIHRGRVLLREALAHRAPRVPAAEIAPAAEGGAS; from the coding sequence ATGGCGGTGTTCGCATCGTCGTACGCGTCGGATACCGGAGGTGCCGTGATCGACGCCTCGGCATCCACGTGGGTGCCCCCGACCTGGGATGAGGTCGTGCGAGAGCACTCCGCCCGGGTCTACCGCCTCGCCTACCGGCTCTCGGGCAACCAGCAGGACGCCGAGGACCTCACCCAGGAGACGTTCGTCCGGGTGTTCCGGTCCCTGGCCGACTACACCCCCGGCACGTTCGAGGGCTGGCTGCACCGGATCACCACCAACCTGTTCCTGGACATGGTCCGGCGCCGGCAGCGCATCCGGTTCGACGCGCTGCCCGAGGACACCGAGCGCCTGCCGGGACGGGAACGCAGCCCCGAGCAGGTGTACGCGGAGGGGGCCTTCGACGCGGACGTGCAGGCCGCGCTGGACGCGCTGCCGCCGGACTTCCGCGCCGCCGTGGTGCTGTGCGATATCGAGGGCCTGTCGTACGAGGAGATCGCGGCGACCCTGGGCATCAAGCTCGGCACTGTCCGCTCGCGGATCCACCGCGGCCGGGTGCTGCTGCGGGAGGCGCTGGCGCACCGCGCGCCGCGGGTGCCCGCCGCCGAGATCGCGCCGGCGGCCGAGGGAGGTGCGTCGTGA
- a CDS encoding amino acid ABC transporter ATP-binding protein: MVLSEGVHKRYGRLEVLKGIDLTVASGSVMCVIGPSGSGKSTFLRCINHLEQINSGRLYVDGVLVGYRQRGDKLHELRESEIATQRVDVGMVFQHFNLFPHMTVLGNLIEAPLKVKREPKKEAVARARELLDRVGLGDKHDAYPRQLSGGQQQRVAIARALCMRPKLMLFDEPTSALDPELVGEVLDVMRGLAESGMTMVVVTHEMGFAREVGDQLVFMDGGVVVEAGQPRDVLGSPKHERTRSFLSKVL; encoded by the coding sequence ATGGTGCTGTCCGAGGGCGTGCACAAGCGCTACGGCCGGCTCGAGGTGCTCAAGGGCATCGACCTCACCGTCGCCTCCGGCTCGGTGATGTGCGTGATCGGGCCATCCGGCTCGGGCAAGTCCACGTTCCTGCGTTGCATCAACCACCTGGAGCAGATCAACTCCGGCCGGCTGTACGTCGACGGCGTCCTGGTCGGCTACCGGCAGCGCGGCGACAAGCTGCACGAGCTGCGCGAGTCCGAGATCGCCACGCAGCGCGTCGACGTCGGCATGGTCTTCCAGCACTTCAACCTGTTCCCGCACATGACCGTGCTCGGCAACCTCATCGAGGCGCCGCTGAAGGTGAAGCGGGAGCCGAAGAAGGAGGCCGTCGCCCGGGCCCGCGAGCTGCTGGACCGGGTCGGCCTCGGCGACAAGCACGACGCGTACCCGCGGCAGCTGTCCGGCGGTCAGCAGCAGCGGGTGGCGATCGCCCGGGCGCTGTGCATGCGGCCGAAGCTGATGCTCTTCGACGAGCCGACCTCGGCGCTGGACCCGGAGCTGGTCGGCGAGGTGCTGGACGTGATGCGCGGGCTGGCCGAGAGCGGCATGACGATGGTCGTGGTCACCCACGAGATGGGCTTCGCCCGCGAGGTCGGCGACCAGCTTGTCTTCATGGACGGCGGCGTGGTGGTCGAGGCCGGGCAGCCGCGGGACGTGCTCGGCAGCCCCAAGCACGAGCGCACCCGCTCGTTCCTCTCGAAGGTGCTCTGA